The segment GGGTTTGACAGCATCTCATAAGCTCCGTGTAGTTCGATGAACATTCTCGTGGCCTCCTCTTTCTTCCAAGGAGGACAGACGTCAGGGTGGCACCTCAAAGCCATGCTTCTGTAagccttctttatctcttcagcACCCACACTTTCGGACTCCACGGAGAGTACTTTGTAGAAGTTGGTCTTAAGCCCCACGTTGAAGTTGCTAGCTCTACAAGCTAATGTGTTGAGCTTGGTCTTTCTTGGAAGCATACAACCATATGAGCTAAAGCTAAGATCAGTAACACCACCCATTGTTTTCTAAAGCAAAAGCTTCGGTCTAAAATAGGCTTAGGGATGAAGCTATGGAAGCTAGGGAACGTTGAGGAGaactccatatatatatatataggaaatGGAGGAAACGATTAAAGAGAAGAACAAGTGACAAACAGGTGTTGTGAGACACGTTTTCTGTTGGAAACCTCGAGGTTGGTTGAAAAGGGCTGGAATATTTCCTTGGTATGTTTTTTAAATTGTTGCAGTCATAGATTCTAATGATGGAATAGAACATGACAAAGAACCAGCTGGGCTATGTGGACCTTGCAAAAGATTTTTAGTAGGCAAGACGGCCGCTGTGCTGATTCTCGGTAGGAAAAGACACGGTAGCTTCAAGCTTGCGCTGGGTGACAATTTTTGCCACACGGATGTAATAAGAGATTCTGAGGGAAAGTTATACGTGAAGCAactctcccttcttcttcttcttctttttttgataCAGAAAAATGATAACAGATCTGCAGTACATAAAAAATATCACAGAATGCtgtacatattttaaaaatatttattaaaagatgaatgtcatatatatattaaaatattaaaaaaatatgaataaataaattctaaaaatatttaaataatttaaataaacatTACATAACCATCCATCTTTTGATGGACATCTCAAAACATGCAGCACCCTATGATACTTTTTAAGTACCGTAAAAGATCCCGTTCCACTGAAAAATTACACACCTCAATGGCTCATTTTTGGTCACTTGGGAGCTAGGGAAGGATAGGCTCAGTGCAGAAGGATATGGAACAGTGCTGTGCTTGAGATAATTGTTCATTATTATTGTGTTGAAATCAGTTGAAGTTGGAGCTTGATTCAATTTTTATTCTACCGACGGCTAAGATTGATTTAAGCTTGATTCAAAGCTCACTGCATCCATGATTTAGTGACTAATTATATGTTAACTAAATTAACACGGGCCATCCGATTAGTTCCAATAGTTGATATCAAAGGAATATTTATAAATTACAAAACTAATGATGCTTATTTTGTTGATGGTGATCACGTTATTGCTATTGCTATTACTTTGTGCCAAAGCCTTTCCATACCTTCTTTTTACTTATGCTAATATTTTTTGGTGTTACATTTATATATTCTATTTTGTTTGTTTTAATCTCTGTTAAACTTtcacaattatttttttattttcccgAAATTTATGTTTCTTTAACAACAACCTTAATCAGATTTCTCTCCAATTCCTCAGTTGTCTCtatctattttattattcttttgtaATGTCAGACGCCCATCATGAGCCTTTTTCCCCCCAACTGAACGGTTGGAGACATCCTAAACCCTCTTCCGgacttcaatattttattttacgtaTTTCTCATGAGGCTCtttttaagagaaaatttttgattCTACGTGGAGTTTCATACGTGTACGTCCCATGCAGACCAGCCATCCAGCAATCCGACCTAACAGACGGGCCAATCGATCCAATGGGCCAAACAGCCCACTTGCATCTTGGATATTTTACCAGCTAACTTGGTCGTAACCAAACGGCCTACTTCCCAGAAAGAATATACTAAATATCAACactaaactagaggccaagatactATCCACGTGTTAGGCAGGCAACACGAGAAATGGATGGAGAGCTTCTTCCCATTGGTCAGCAATCTATCCTCCTTGGCCTCCGAGAtttccctgagattttgtggctcCCTCAGCCATCCCACTTCACAAATCACGCAACAATATAACAACTATACCAACCactagctggagagagagagagagagagctcagagCCACCCAGCCAAAACAACACACACTccactcttcaaaccattaaccAAGCGAGTCTCGAAGGGTTTGTTACTAATACAAGAAGAGCAATGGCACTGGCTTCCACTTCTGCTGTAATTGTCCAGGGCCTATCCACCCCCTTCCTCTCTGGCTCAAGGGCTGGCCGGACTCTTCTAAATGCTGCCATTGGTGGCAAGCCTGCCGTCGCCGGTGCATCCCGGAGGTTGCTCGTGGTCGCCGCCGCTGCGCCTAAGAAGTCGTGGGTCCCCGGCGTCAAGGGTGGTGGCAACTTCATCAACCCCGAATGGCTTGATGGCTCGTAAGTCTTTTGATCACTTTTCATCATCCAATCTTAAGAGAGACGTCCCAGATTCCGTGGAGGATACATAGCTTGAAATCTGTTAAAATTTCATCACATATACGTTGTCTAATCTTTTTTTTGCGAAAAAAATAGATAGGGAATCAATTTGGGGCCTTCCTTAATCACTATTCAAATTGTTATATCCATCAAATGGAGCATTTTTCTAAGAaagaatttaataatttattccgaCTCTAGTTTCATTTCTAGCTTTCCCTTTTCTTGGAAAAAAGGGAatcgaaaaaaaaataataaaaaaaatgaagaaaaaacatGCGGTTTGCAGTCCATCGTTGCCTTACATCTTTTGATCTATGTATCtaaacgtttttttttttttttttttttttgaggaaaaaattgtatcttttatttttgctttttatACCTGAACTTCTAATTTGGCAGCGACTAAACCAGGTCCAAGCCCAACCCACAAAATATCCAACCTAAACCCAAACTAACCCAATAAAGAATCCGGCCCTACTATAAGAATCTGGGTTGTATTCAGCAAGATAGATTCAAGAGAGGTATAAATTGGTTTGAACTTGAAGATGTATATTGAAATAATAGAGGAAGTCGGAAACAAGTAGCTAGTGCTACTAACCAACCACAAAGAATTCCAATTTCGAGTCAAATTCTGTCAAGTTGGCCAACCTTTTAGTACAAACTTTAACAACCTGACTTGAAATTAGATTAACATTTTCCAACCCAAACTTGACAAGGTTAGTTCAGGTCTAATTCAGCCTAGCATGATGAACAcaatgtttcttctttcttttgagtTGGAGTCAAACCCGGAACATAATATCTTGAATGGGCCTGGCAGACTCCCAGGTGACTATGGGTTTGACCCGCTGGGCCTGGGGAAGGACCCGGCGTTCCTCAGGTGGTACCGCGAGGCGGAGCTGATCCATGGGCGGTGGGCCATGGTGGCCGTGGTGGGAATCTTCGTGGGCCAGGCCTGGAGCGGCGTCCCATGGTTCCAGGCCGGCGCCGACCCCGGCGCCATCGCCCCCTTCTCCTTCGGCTCCCTCCTCGGCACCCAGCTCCTCCTCATGGGCTGGGTCGAGTCCAAGCGCTGGGTCGACTTCTTCAACCCCGAGTCCCAGTCCGTGGAGTGGGCCACCCCCTGGTCTCGCACCGCCGAGAACTTCGCCAACGCCACCGGCGAGCAGGGCTACCCCGGCGGCAAGTTCTTCGACCCCTTGGGCTTCGCAGGCACCATCAAGAACGGCGTCTACATCCCGGATGTCGAGAAGCTCGAGAGGCTCCAGTTGGCAGAGATCAAGCATGCGAGGATTGCCATGCTGGCCATGCTTATCTTCTACTTTGAGGCTGCCCAGGGAAAGACCCCTCTTGGTGCCTTGGGCCTGGGCGTGTAAACTAcgttcttctcctttttcttctcttttatttgctCTTCTTCGTCTATTCATAGGCCTTGTTTGTCTTTTTGGTGTCTATCTTACTATCTGGTTGCAAGCAACGCGGTAGAACACTGGACTTAATTGGTGGTCTGGTTTGGCTCTCTGTATCTAGAGTGGTGTAGTAACGGGCTCTTTCTCGTATGGTAATATTTGTATCATTTCCTTCATGGTTATAAACGTACATGGGGACATATGCAGTCCCAGCCAAAATTGACAAGGTATTCTGGTAGACCTGAAACTTGGGCTTGGGCTCCCACAAACTGGATTGGCCTTGTTTCGTGGAGCAATTATTACGTAGACCAGGTCAAGTGTGTCACTCCAAATcccaaaattctttgtgcaccatgggcgGTGCAGAACCGCACATACCGCCCACGGTGATTGGTTCACACACAGAGCCAAAGTgcgatatacaaaaaaaaaaaaatttttgtcaatCCCATGCGGGACCCAATCATCACGAGTGGTGCACGCAGTTCTGCACTGCCTGCAGTGCACAAAAAATACATGCATGGTAGATAATGGGCTTTTCATTTAGTCTTGAATTGtttaaaaagaaattttttgtgcgCCACGGGCGATAAAAAAAAACCAACGTAGAGCGCAACGTTTTATGTGATTAGTCCACGTAACCATACTTTTCAACGCCAATTAAATGCACCCATTAAATACTTGCAGCTCTGTTATGACATTCTGAagtatattatgattttttgaaataaaaaatcaaaaatattatatttttaatgatcaaaatgTTTTTTCTCTTATGACTTCCTGACTTTCTGAAAataggaagtcataatatgcTTCAGAATATTCACGAAATATCGTAAATAAGTCATGGGgcgtcaaaattttttcagagcagagagtatttttattttcattatttaaaattttaaattaaaaaatagatttataaGTATTTAATAGACACATTAATGGATATTGAAAAATATAGTTGCGCAGACCAATAAGAAAGGGCGGTGCGCAAAGAATTTCTTAAATACGAGGGGTAATGTAGCGAGTGACTAGTGGACTAATCCATTGGACCTGGTCCATCTAATAGTTTCCCAAGAAACTTTTGGGCATGATTGGTAAGAAATAGATTGACAATGCAGTCTGTGGTCTACTAACTGATTGGCTCGGTCTTCCTTCAGAATGGGTTGTCTATTTTTCTGATTTCATTGAATATATATTCTTATGATCCAGGCCACATCCATGATAATAAATGAGTCAAATCTTTTGTAtaaatccaatccaattggaaATGAGTCAAACTGGCGTCAAGAGCCGCAGAGTACCATGCTATATGTACTCAAGGCAATATGAAGATAAACAAATTGGCCATAAGAGTTGTTTCAAGAGTGCCATAGACTTTGAGATTATTTGGAACTTTTTCCTTAAATATGCAGAACCAAATGCTTATCTCCAATCCCCATGTGGTGATTGCTATAAACTATGGAGCCACTTGCACGGAAATcactataataaaataatttttttatgataaaattatttacaataaaaatatttttatcatcaataatattatttatgatgaaaaaaatatttatcgtaaataatttactatttatgatgaaaaaattttcatcataaacagtCGCATATTAGCaacagaaaaaaaatttcatcttaaatacttattatttgcgatgaatattttcatcataaataatgtgtcatttattttaattttaaatttttaaatattaacgatgaaaatatttttatcgtaaataattaagtatttacgatgaaaatcttttttcgtcaccaataaatttatttgcaatgcaaatattatcgtcaccaatatttagaaaaaaataaaaaaatttaaaaaatactgattatttacgataaaaaattttctcgtaaataattaaattttattataaatactatttatttatgatgaaatatttttatcttcaatatttaaaaaaatcaaaagttgctcataatttacgacaaaaatttttcatcgtaaataattaagtatttacgataaaaaaaatttacgttATAAATACTTAAGTCTTGTGAATAAAATGAGATATACGTTTATTTGCGACGTAAAATTTATGTATTCATCGCTGCCACTGTTATTAGTGATGTCAATGAATTTTTCTGATGGAATGTCTATCTTAAGCTGCATGAAAAGAGCCTCATATCATGCAAAAATTATATAGTTAAGCAGCACATTTTAGCATGATTTTCATGATCTCGAAATGTACCATGCTTCTCGTATCGATCGATACTCAAATGTATTTCTTTAtgagtttcaatcatgagaagacaaacaatacgagCACTCAACTCCCTAACAatacaaagcataaatatgagcttgtgctttataacacaacttatACTCTCCGTAGGTCTGTTTTGattctaattaattctctttGATACTCACACAATTCTTcttgaatttctcaagctcgattCTCATATGCAAAATATGAGCTTCTGAATCTCTAACCTCCTATCCCTACCCTATCCTCCAAATCTCAATTTTGATAGATTTCTCTCGCGATCTCAAAATCATCGCGATATTTTCGTACTCCGACTTTCGGAATGATGACTTCAAAAAAAAGACAATCTCCTTGGAGATCGAATATATATTCTTATGATCCAGGCCACATCCATGATAATAAATGGGTCAAATCTTTTGTATAAATCAAATCCAATTGGAAATGAGTCAAACTTGCATCAAGAGCTGCAGAGTACCATGCTATATGTAATCAAGGCAATATGAAGATAAACAAATTGGCCATAACAGTTGTTTCAAGAGTGCCATAGACTTTGAGATTATTTGGAACTTTTTCCTTAAACATGTAGAACCAAATGCTTATCTCCAATCCCCATGTGGTGATTGCTATAAACTATGGAGCCACTTGCACTAGAATCACTATAAGCaaatagattttttatgatagaattatttacgataaaaatattttcatcatcaataatattatttatgataaaaaaatatttatcataaataatttactatttatgatgaaaaaaattttcttcacaaACAGTCGCATATCagcgatggaaaaaaaatttcatcttaaatacttattatttgcgatgaatatttttatcataaataatatatcatttattttaattttaaatttttaaaaattagcgatgaaaatattttcattgtaaataattaagtatttacgatggaaaCTTTTTTTCGTCGTCAATAAGTTTATTTGCAACGCAAATATTATTGTCgctaatatttagaaaaaaaatgagaaatttaaaatttattgattatttatgaccaaaattttttctcgtaaataattaaattctatcataaatactatttatttatgataaaatattttcatctccaatatttaaaaaaatcaaaagttgctcataatttatgatgaaaatttttcatcataaataattaaatatttacgataaaaaaaattacgtcataaatacttaaattttttgaatgaaataaGCTATACGTTTATTTGTGACGTAAAATTCATGTGTTCATCGCTGTCACTGTTATTAGTGATATCAATAAATCTTTCTGATGGAATATCTGCCTTAAGCTGCATGAAAGGAGCCTCATATCATGCAGAAATCATATAGTTAAGCAGCGCATTCTAGCATGATTTTCATGATCTCAAAATATATCATACTTCTCGTATCGATTGACGCTCAAATgtatctctgtaggagtttcaatcatgagatgacaaacaatacgagcactcatcttcctaacaatgcaaagcataaatatgagcttgtactttataacacaacttgtaCTACCCGCAGGTCTGCTTTGATTCTAATTAATTACTCTTTGATACTCACACAATTCTTcttgaatttctcaagctcgatcctcatatgcaatatacgagcttctgaATCTCTAACCTTCTGTCCCTATCCTATCCTCCAAATCttaatcttgatggatttctctcatgATCTCAGAATCATCGCGATATTCTCATACTCTGACTTTCGGAATGATGACTTTAAAAAGAAGACAAGCTCCTTGAAGATCGAAGTCCTCAAAGCTATCGATCATCCAAGTGCCTATTTCATTGCGGAAGCTGAAAAgctgttcttataataattattagtaatgtaaattaaacttttcatcataattatattttttatataatttttttgaaaaaaaaaatttaaaaaaaaatcataaattaattaactatttatataaaatttttattaataaaaaattaatttttttgatgaaattattttgaaaaatttttttagaccagaattttttagattaaagagaatt is part of the Elaeis guineensis isolate ETL-2024a chromosome 15, EG11, whole genome shotgun sequence genome and harbors:
- the LOC105058523 gene encoding chaperone protein dnaJ 20, chloroplastic-like, yielding MGGVTDLSFSSYGCMLPRKTKLNTLACRASNFNVGLKTNFYKVLSVESESVGAEEIKKAYRSMALRCHPDVCPPWKKEEATRMFIELHGAYEMLSNPALRKKYDNELRKSKTMKEARVEFFRETWEAQLCELRRRSDRRERAKMGSWGA
- the LOC105058393 gene encoding chlorophyll a-b binding protein CP24 10A, chloroplastic, whose amino-acid sequence is MALASTSAVIVQGLSTPFLSGSRAGRTLLNAAIGGKPAVAGASRRLLVVAAAAPKKSWVPGVKGGGNFINPEWLDGSLPGDYGFDPLGLGKDPAFLRWYREAELIHGRWAMVAVVGIFVGQAWSGVPWFQAGADPGAIAPFSFGSLLGTQLLLMGWVESKRWVDFFNPESQSVEWATPWSRTAENFANATGEQGYPGGKFFDPLGFAGTIKNGVYIPDVEKLERLQLAEIKHARIAMLAMLIFYFEAAQGKTPLGALGLGV